In Paraburkholderia caribensis, a single window of DNA contains:
- a CDS encoding phage tail length tape measure family protein: MGATAGSINVTLTLDSTQYLAELVESQSRTTAASTAISQALSAGSFGARDLAAAMQATGSAGKGLSDSLAIVSEAEAQAAARIKDMVARSLEAAQAMASQASAAQSAAGGIGSLGSSADQVRANVAAQTQAMIDAAQSTRVMNDEMQQLRTTLAQGSTSFAAIGDQYARLDRAMATGKLSLQDYDAALAAVGKDEDARLAKLAALAAKYDPLGAATRKLAADQALLDDAFRSGMISTDDYERTLAGIRVDQASVQLRQLAQQEKDLEAAFRSGAIAIGEYKASMADIAASQKALGAVASSAKSASSEMEGFGLKTAGARREVLVLAHEALTGSWSNFGGSIMVLAERMDLLEGAASGVALQIAAVLAPLVLVGAAMVHVAEQNAQMNEALVMTGGYVGLTTDGLRELAVAATAGGATVDTAVEAVTALAATGRLTGDEIASLGRTVADVATYTSTSAKQMVDDLTKLADDPVKASVKLNEQYHYLTASTYDQITALEKQGDATGAAQVAVEAFSAAMEQRTVDIAKNEGIILAGWRDIKNMISGAVDAIGSFGAAAGPAEVVARLQANKAARFPIGQWDACDEADLQDAIAKQAAAVKAARDKQSQEEQQRQLIDAKSWYDTWNKQFATPAEKRTQEVNEYLDRTAALNLSPEQQLADQQKINDRNKDKTQRKGGTGLVDRAELSGEVQAVKDALADELSAIDSARKVLDASYKSGTLSASQYYQQQRDLLAQAASDQIDAANREAALIAQGIKNRALSASQRAQLANQEKKALADGSKAVEDFFAKVSVSAAQEDEVWDKYGKSQLEAMQKQIDSATQNDQSLKDQIDTFGMTKGAVDALRASRADETLAALEQGRAIAMLNGEVGDTKPWDDAIEKAKSLSKVLHSVADDQSSLDDLEQAKKQQDDLVSGWKSTIDGIGSDFHNGFLQMLTDGTAGWSSWTKALKNTFEATVIDEIYKAFAKPFIVSVIANIAGLTDGTGVQNSVLQSYGLGGNSTVNNLLSNPVGTYNNLSNGYNTIMSWLQGYGGASTALGSAAIAGASSGALGSGGVVLGGLGSGIGSGVASSTASMVGSNAYGFTGSGVGSSLGSSSVGLMYGGAGLLGGLAGGALFGNKGYSSLGGSLGAMGGLAVGTSSAVAGTALGAELGSWAGPIGAVIGAALGALAGSFIGGGETRYGASYVSNGQSATKFAGPSGGDPEADQVTQQINSTFQTIQSMATQLGGSIDGLGQYKASYEISPQKGNSFVAAGFTTGSDWYPDRQDLRGVKDSTTVLNDFSLQLQRSVIDSLQKANLDAPYAAVLQGVDASKLSANDITTLLSELNAVKSLFDSFQHLGSDFDNLKKASTDAQLAVLNLSGGVDSFNTSATYFYQHFTSAGQQADDSAKSVNDQLVALGYSGIHTRDQFRDLVESLDLSTDAGQRTYVALLGLAPAFDNVVSSYESAVASAYSTQSQALQSFKSQVDQFRQSLTTGDLSTLSPEQQYAATKQRFDELYSAAIGGDANAQSNLTSAAQDFLTASKAYNASSGQYQADLSEVMQSMDYASSSADAQLTQLKQMVAGIVDVNDSVQTVAEAIAALQGWTAVNGSHASGLYRVPFDGYIAELHKGERVLTAAEAQSIELPDSGAQTVDLGRYRSRGNDALLQEIRSLRATVEQLRQDRRQADVAHATQRADLAKAQASQLDEQTTLLRDRKRPGK; this comes from the coding sequence ATGGGAGCAACGGCCGGATCAATCAACGTCACGCTGACGCTCGATTCGACGCAGTATCTGGCCGAGCTGGTCGAGAGCCAGAGTCGCACGACGGCAGCGAGTACAGCAATCAGTCAGGCGTTGTCCGCCGGTTCTTTCGGTGCTCGCGATCTGGCGGCTGCGATGCAGGCAACCGGCTCGGCCGGCAAGGGGCTGTCGGACAGTCTTGCGATCGTCAGCGAGGCGGAGGCACAGGCAGCGGCTCGTATCAAGGATATGGTCGCCCGCTCGCTCGAGGCCGCTCAGGCGATGGCATCCCAGGCTTCGGCAGCGCAGTCGGCCGCCGGCGGCATCGGATCGCTGGGCTCGTCCGCTGATCAGGTTCGCGCGAACGTTGCGGCCCAGACGCAGGCCATGATCGACGCGGCGCAGTCGACGCGAGTGATGAACGACGAGATGCAGCAGCTGCGCACGACGCTCGCTCAGGGCTCAACCAGCTTTGCGGCGATCGGTGATCAATATGCCCGACTTGATCGCGCGATGGCGACGGGCAAACTCTCACTGCAGGACTACGACGCAGCACTCGCTGCCGTCGGCAAGGACGAGGATGCGCGCCTCGCCAAGCTCGCCGCGCTGGCAGCAAAGTACGATCCGCTCGGCGCGGCGACGCGCAAGCTGGCCGCTGATCAGGCGTTGCTCGACGACGCTTTCAGGTCGGGGATGATCTCTACCGACGACTATGAGCGCACGCTCGCAGGCATCCGGGTCGACCAGGCATCCGTCCAGCTCCGACAACTGGCGCAGCAGGAGAAAGACCTCGAAGCGGCGTTCAGGTCGGGCGCGATCGCCATCGGCGAATACAAGGCGTCGATGGCGGATATTGCGGCGAGCCAGAAGGCGCTCGGCGCCGTTGCATCCAGCGCGAAGTCAGCGAGCTCGGAGATGGAAGGCTTCGGTCTGAAGACTGCGGGCGCGCGTAGGGAGGTCCTGGTACTGGCACACGAGGCGCTCACCGGTAGCTGGAGCAACTTCGGCGGATCCATCATGGTGCTCGCGGAGCGCATGGACCTGCTTGAGGGCGCAGCGTCGGGAGTGGCATTGCAGATTGCAGCGGTGCTCGCTCCGCTGGTTCTCGTGGGCGCTGCGATGGTGCATGTCGCCGAGCAGAATGCGCAGATGAACGAGGCGCTGGTGATGACCGGCGGCTATGTGGGACTCACGACTGATGGACTACGCGAGCTTGCTGTAGCGGCTACGGCCGGCGGGGCGACGGTGGACACGGCAGTTGAGGCTGTGACTGCGCTTGCTGCTACCGGGCGGTTGACGGGCGACGAGATCGCGAGCCTCGGTCGCACGGTCGCGGACGTCGCGACGTACACGTCGACCTCTGCGAAGCAGATGGTCGATGACCTCACGAAGCTGGCCGATGATCCCGTCAAGGCATCGGTCAAGCTGAACGAGCAATACCATTATCTGACCGCGTCGACGTACGATCAGATCACGGCGCTGGAAAAGCAGGGTGATGCGACGGGGGCGGCGCAAGTCGCGGTCGAAGCGTTCTCGGCTGCCATGGAGCAGCGTACTGTTGATATCGCAAAAAACGAGGGCATCATTCTCGCTGGCTGGCGTGACATCAAAAACATGATCAGCGGCGCGGTCGATGCGATCGGCTCGTTTGGTGCTGCTGCCGGTCCTGCCGAAGTCGTCGCGCGCCTGCAGGCGAACAAGGCTGCACGGTTCCCGATAGGCCAATGGGATGCATGTGATGAGGCCGATCTGCAGGATGCCATTGCGAAACAGGCCGCCGCCGTCAAGGCCGCACGCGACAAGCAATCGCAGGAGGAACAGCAGCGACAGCTGATCGACGCTAAGTCGTGGTACGACACGTGGAACAAGCAGTTTGCCACGCCCGCTGAGAAGCGCACGCAGGAGGTCAACGAATACCTTGACCGGACGGCCGCGCTGAACCTCTCGCCGGAACAGCAGCTGGCAGACCAGCAAAAGATCAACGATCGCAACAAGGATAAGACGCAGAGGAAAGGCGGCACGGGCCTCGTCGATCGCGCTGAACTTTCCGGCGAAGTGCAGGCAGTCAAGGATGCACTCGCCGACGAGCTTTCGGCGATCGATAGCGCCCGCAAGGTGCTCGACGCCTCGTACAAGAGCGGCACGCTGTCGGCAAGTCAGTATTACCAGCAGCAGCGCGACCTCCTTGCGCAGGCGGCGTCCGACCAGATCGATGCGGCGAATAGGGAAGCCGCTCTCATCGCACAGGGCATCAAGAACCGGGCGCTCAGTGCTTCGCAACGTGCGCAGCTCGCCAATCAGGAGAAAAAGGCGCTGGCTGACGGCAGCAAGGCCGTTGAAGACTTCTTTGCCAAGGTCTCGGTATCGGCTGCTCAGGAAGACGAGGTATGGGACAAGTATGGCAAGTCCCAGCTGGAGGCAATGCAGAAGCAGATCGATTCCGCCACGCAGAATGACCAGTCGCTGAAAGATCAGATCGATACGTTCGGCATGACGAAGGGTGCCGTCGACGCCCTGCGTGCGTCGCGTGCGGACGAAACGCTGGCGGCGCTCGAACAGGGCCGTGCGATTGCCATGCTCAATGGCGAGGTGGGTGATACGAAGCCTTGGGATGACGCGATCGAAAAGGCAAAGTCACTTTCCAAAGTGTTACACAGCGTTGCTGACGATCAGTCATCGCTCGATGATCTGGAGCAGGCCAAGAAGCAGCAGGACGATCTTGTCAGCGGGTGGAAAAGCACGATCGATGGCATTGGCTCGGATTTCCATAATGGATTCCTGCAAATGCTCACCGACGGCACGGCAGGATGGTCGAGCTGGACGAAGGCGTTGAAGAACACCTTCGAGGCCACGGTGATCGACGAGATCTACAAGGCGTTCGCCAAGCCGTTCATCGTCAGCGTGATCGCCAACATCGCCGGCCTTACGGACGGTACCGGTGTGCAGAATTCGGTGCTGCAGAGCTACGGCCTTGGCGGCAACAGCACGGTCAACAACCTGCTCTCGAACCCCGTCGGCACGTATAACAACCTGTCGAACGGGTACAACACGATCATGTCGTGGCTGCAAGGGTACGGGGGTGCGTCGACCGCGCTCGGCTCTGCAGCCATCGCCGGTGCGTCGTCAGGTGCGCTCGGCAGTGGCGGTGTGGTGCTCGGCGGTCTCGGTTCTGGCATCGGTAGCGGGGTCGCGTCGAGCACAGCGTCCATGGTTGGGTCCAATGCTTATGGCTTCACCGGCTCTGGGGTAGGCAGTTCCCTCGGCTCGTCGTCAGTAGGGCTCATGTATGGAGGTGCCGGATTGCTGGGCGGTCTGGCGGGTGGTGCGTTGTTTGGTAACAAGGGCTATTCGAGTCTTGGCGGCTCGCTCGGTGCGATGGGGGGCCTGGCGGTCGGCACGTCATCAGCGGTCGCGGGGACGGCCCTCGGGGCTGAACTCGGGTCATGGGCGGGTCCGATTGGCGCGGTCATCGGCGCGGCGTTGGGCGCATTGGCCGGCTCGTTCATTGGTGGTGGCGAGACCCGATACGGCGCCTCGTACGTCTCCAACGGTCAGAGCGCTACGAAATTTGCAGGGCCGTCGGGTGGTGATCCGGAGGCTGATCAGGTCACCCAGCAGATCAACTCGACCTTTCAGACGATCCAGTCGATGGCGACGCAGTTGGGCGGCTCGATCGATGGTCTCGGCCAGTACAAGGCGAGCTACGAAATCAGTCCGCAGAAGGGCAATTCGTTTGTTGCCGCCGGCTTCACGACAGGGTCGGACTGGTATCCGGATCGACAGGATCTCCGGGGCGTAAAGGATTCCACGACCGTCCTGAACGACTTCAGCCTGCAACTGCAGCGCTCGGTAATCGATTCCCTTCAGAAGGCAAATCTGGATGCGCCGTATGCGGCAGTTCTGCAGGGCGTCGATGCGTCGAAGCTGTCGGCCAACGACATCACGACGCTGCTTTCGGAACTCAACGCTGTCAAGTCGTTGTTCGATTCGTTCCAGCATCTCGGGAGCGACTTTGACAACCTGAAGAAAGCGTCAACCGATGCGCAGCTCGCCGTGCTGAACCTTTCCGGTGGCGTAGATTCGTTCAACACCAGCGCAACGTACTTCTATCAGCACTTCACGTCAGCGGGGCAGCAGGCGGACGATTCGGCCAAGTCGGTGAATGATCAGCTCGTCGCGCTCGGCTATAGCGGCATCCACACGCGTGATCAGTTTCGCGATCTGGTCGAGTCGCTCGATCTCTCAACGGACGCGGGTCAGAGGACGTATGTGGCGCTGCTGGGGCTCGCGCCGGCATTCGATAACGTCGTCTCGTCGTATGAGTCAGCAGTGGCGTCCGCGTACAGCACGCAGTCTCAGGCCCTGCAGTCGTTCAAGTCGCAGGTCGACCAGTTCCGTCAGTCGCTAACGACGGGCGACCTGTCGACGCTGTCGCCGGAGCAACAGTATGCCGCGACGAAGCAGCGCTTCGATGAACTGTACAGCGCAGCGATCGGGGGCGATGCTAATGCGCAGTCGAATCTCACCTCGGCAGCGCAGGATTTCCTGACCGCGTCGAAGGCGTACAACGCGAGCTCCGGGCAGTATCAGGCGGATCTGTCGGAAGTCATGCAGTCGATGGACTACGCCAGTTCGTCGGCCGATGCGCAGCTCACGCAGCTCAAGCAGATGGTCGCGGGCATCGTCGACGTGAATGATTCGGTGCAGACGGTGGCCGAAGCGATCGCCGCTCTGCAGGGCTGGACGGCAGTCAACGGTTCGCATGCATCGGGGCTGTATCGCGTGCCATTCGACGGTTACATCGCCGAGCTTCACAAAGGCGAGCGGGTCTTGACGGCGGCCGAAGCGCAATCTATTGAACTGCCGGATAGCGGCGCTCAGACGGTCGACCTGGGGCGATACCGCTCGCGTGGTAACGACGCGTTGCTGCAAGAGATCAGGTCACTTCGCGCGACGGTAGAGCAGCTGCGCCAGGATCGTCGACAGGCGGATGTCGCGCACGCCACCCAACGTGCCGATCTCGCCAAGGCGCAGGCATCACAGCTTGATGAACAGACAACGCTGTTGCGCGACAGGAAACGACCGGGGAAATAG
- a CDS encoding DUF1799 domain-containing protein, whose product MAAARSRGSTDDFEVLAENWDAVELFAACGTQWRKSVVASLTGGGVFYEGLDYPAVEAAMRMFGFRRKRHRELFDAVRVMERAALQVFTDRASRS is encoded by the coding sequence GTGGCCGCAGCGCGTTCGCGTGGGAGCACCGACGACTTCGAGGTGCTGGCGGAGAACTGGGATGCCGTCGAGCTATTCGCGGCGTGCGGCACGCAGTGGCGAAAGTCAGTCGTCGCGTCGTTGACCGGCGGCGGCGTCTTTTATGAAGGTCTCGACTATCCCGCAGTCGAGGCCGCGATGCGTATGTTCGGCTTCAGGCGAAAGCGCCATCGTGAACTGTTCGATGCTGTGCGCGTCATGGAGCGCGCGGCGCTTCAGGTGTTCACCGATCGCGCTTCGCGGTCGTAA
- a CDS encoding DUF2190 family protein — protein MKNFVQPGRILAATLAVAVTSGQLVLLGNAKLPAVALGSYAANTEGEYDTTGVFSLPSATTGTAVVGDKAYWDETNGVVTTVATDNDPIGHFALPKAASDATVNVRLWL, from the coding sequence ATGAAAAACTTTGTTCAACCGGGCCGCATTCTGGCGGCCACGCTGGCCGTTGCGGTCACTTCCGGCCAGCTCGTTCTGCTCGGTAACGCCAAGCTGCCGGCCGTTGCCTTGGGCAGCTATGCCGCAAACACAGAAGGCGAGTACGACACGACCGGTGTCTTCTCGCTGCCAAGCGCAACGACGGGCACGGCTGTCGTCGGCGACAAGGCGTATTGGGACGAGACGAACGGTGTCGTGACCACAGTTGCGACCGACAACGACCCGATTGGCCATTTCGCGTTGCCGAAGGCGGCATCGGACGCGACGGTCAACGTTCGTCTCTGGCTGTGA